Proteins from a genomic interval of Dunckerocampus dactyliophorus isolate RoL2022-P2 chromosome 5, RoL_Ddac_1.1, whole genome shotgun sequence:
- the slc17a8 gene encoding vesicular glutamate transporter 3 isoform X1 encodes MPLGALGGLREQVLKPGKEDVKSSVGNSLGKLQRKIDGSNVEVENHIELTEDGRPVASTSRPAPLLDCSCGGLPKRYIIAILSGLGFCISFGIRCNLGVAIVEMVNNNTIYVNGTEVLQKAEFNWDPETVGLIHGSFFWGYIVTQIPGGFISNKLSANRVFGAAIFLTSVLNMFIPSAARVHYGCVMFVRILQGLVEGVTYPACHGMWSKWAPPLERSRLATTSFCGSYAGAVIAMPLAGVMVQYVGWPSVFYIYGVFGIIWYVLWLLLAYGSPAVHPTITDEERIYIESSIGETIHHLSAAEKFKTPWRRFFTSMPVYAIIVANFCRSWTFYLLLISQPAYFEEVFGFPISKVGILSAVPHMVMTIVVPIGGQLADFLRSNKIMTTTNVRKLMNCGGFGMEATLLLVVGFSHTRAVAISFLVLAVGFSGFAISGFNVNHLDIAPRYASILMGISNGVGTLSGMVCPLIVGALTIHKTRLEWQNVFVIAAMVHYSGVIFYAIFASGEQQDWANPESTNEEKCGFVEQDELAEESELNSESTVAPKKSYGTTDNEVGWKRGWKKKRGVTMQEEEEHYPNGDYQDVHQ; translated from the exons ATGCCTTTAGGTGCTTTAGGAGGTTTGAGGGAGCAGGTGCTAAAGCCTGGAAAAGAAGACGTGAAGAGCAGTGTGGGAAATTCTCTAGGAAAACTGCAAAG GAAAATAGATGGCAGCAATGTTGAAGTGGAAAACCACATTGAACTGACAGAAGATGGCCGCCCAGTGGCATCCACATCCCGTCCTGCTCCGCTGTTGGACTGTAGCTGTGGAGGTCTTCCCAAACGTTACATCATCGCCATCCTCAGTGGTCTGGGCTTCTGCATCTCTTTTGGCATTCGTTGCAACCTCGGTGTCGCAATAGTAGAGATGGTTAACAACAATACAATCTATGTCAATGGCACTGAAGTACTTCAG AAAGCCGAGTTTAACTGGGATCCAGAAACTGTTGGACTGATCCATGGGTCCTTCTTCTGGGGCTACATTGTCACTCAAATCCCTGGTGGTTTCATCTCAAACAAGTTGTCGGCCAACAG gGTGTTTGGAGCTGCCATTTTCTTGACGTCAGTGCTGAATATGTTTATTCCATCCGCAGCCAGGGTGCACTATGGTTGTGTCATGTTTGTTCGCATCCTGCAGGGATTGGTTGAG GGAGTCACTTACCCAGCATGCCATGGGATGTGGTCAAAATGGGCCCCACCCCTTGAACGCAGTCGACTGGCCACAACATCCTTCTGCG GATCCTACGCAGGAGCTGTGATCGCCATGCCTTTGGCTGGAGTGATGGTCCAATACGTTGGCTGGCCGTCAGTGTTTTACATCTACG GTGTTTTTGGGATCATATGGTATGTCCTATGGCTCCTGTTGGCATATGGGAGTCCTGCGGTGCATCCAACCATAACAGATGAAGAAAGGATATACATTGAGTCCTCCATCGGTGAAACAATCCACCACTTGAGTGCGGCTGAG AAATTCAAGACACCCTGGCGTCGTTTCTTTACGTCTATGCCGGTCTACGCCATCATTGTGGCCAACTTCTGCCGCAGCTGGACCTTTTATCTGCTTCTCATCAGCCAGCCGGCATATTTTGAAGAGGTCTTTGGCTTCCCCATCAGCAAG GTGGGGATTCTGTCAGCTGTGCCGCACATGGTGATGACTATTGTAGTTCCCATCGGAGGACAGCTGGCGGACTTCCTACGCAGTAACAAAATCATGACTACTACAAATGTGAGGAAACTCATGAACTGTGGAG GGTTTGGTATGGAGGCTACTTTGCTGCTGGTGGTTGGATTTTCACACACCCGAGCGGTAGCCATTTCCTTCCTGGTGCTTGCTGTAGGCTTCAGTGGATTTGCCATCTCAG GTTTTAATGTTAATCATCTGGACATTGCTCCTCGCTATGCCAGTATCTTGATGGGCATTTCCAATGGCGTGGGAACACTGTCTGGAATGGTGTGTCCCCTGATTGTCGGAGCCCTGACCATACACAAG ACTCGACTCGAGTGGCAGAATGTCTTTGTCATAGCAGCCATGGTGCACTACTCAGGGGTCATCTTCTACGCTATCTTTGCCTCGGGAGAGCAGCAGGACTGGGCCAACCCCGAAAGTACCAATGAGGAGAAATGCGGCTTCGTTGAGCAGGACGAGCTGGCTGAAGAGTCTGAGCTCAACAGCGAGAGCACGGTGGCTCCCAAAAAGAGTTACGGAACGACAGATAATGAAGTGGGTTGGAAACGTGGctggaaaaagaaaagaggGGTGACCATGCAAGAGGAGGAAGAACATTACCCAAATGGGGACTATCAGGATGTACACCAGTGA
- the slc17a8 gene encoding vesicular glutamate transporter 3 isoform X2 yields MPLGALGGLREQVLKPGKEDVKSSVGNSLGKLQRKIDGSNVEVENHIELTEDGRPVASTSRPAPLLDCSCGGLPKRYIIAILSGLGFCISFGIRCNLGVAIVEMVNNNTIYVNGTEVLQKAEFNWDPETVGLIHGSFFWGYIVTQIPGGFISNKLSANRVFGAAIFLTSVLNMFIPSAARVHYGCVMFVRILQGLVEGVTYPACHGMWSKWAPPLERSRLATTSFCGSYAGAVIAMPLAGVMVQYVGWPSVFYIYGVFGIIWYVLWLLLAYGSPAVHPTITDEERIYIESSIGETIHHLSKFKTPWRRFFTSMPVYAIIVANFCRSWTFYLLLISQPAYFEEVFGFPISKVGILSAVPHMVMTIVVPIGGQLADFLRSNKIMTTTNVRKLMNCGGFGMEATLLLVVGFSHTRAVAISFLVLAVGFSGFAISGFNVNHLDIAPRYASILMGISNGVGTLSGMVCPLIVGALTIHKTRLEWQNVFVIAAMVHYSGVIFYAIFASGEQQDWANPESTNEEKCGFVEQDELAEESELNSESTVAPKKSYGTTDNEVGWKRGWKKKRGVTMQEEEEHYPNGDYQDVHQ; encoded by the exons ATGCCTTTAGGTGCTTTAGGAGGTTTGAGGGAGCAGGTGCTAAAGCCTGGAAAAGAAGACGTGAAGAGCAGTGTGGGAAATTCTCTAGGAAAACTGCAAAG GAAAATAGATGGCAGCAATGTTGAAGTGGAAAACCACATTGAACTGACAGAAGATGGCCGCCCAGTGGCATCCACATCCCGTCCTGCTCCGCTGTTGGACTGTAGCTGTGGAGGTCTTCCCAAACGTTACATCATCGCCATCCTCAGTGGTCTGGGCTTCTGCATCTCTTTTGGCATTCGTTGCAACCTCGGTGTCGCAATAGTAGAGATGGTTAACAACAATACAATCTATGTCAATGGCACTGAAGTACTTCAG AAAGCCGAGTTTAACTGGGATCCAGAAACTGTTGGACTGATCCATGGGTCCTTCTTCTGGGGCTACATTGTCACTCAAATCCCTGGTGGTTTCATCTCAAACAAGTTGTCGGCCAACAG gGTGTTTGGAGCTGCCATTTTCTTGACGTCAGTGCTGAATATGTTTATTCCATCCGCAGCCAGGGTGCACTATGGTTGTGTCATGTTTGTTCGCATCCTGCAGGGATTGGTTGAG GGAGTCACTTACCCAGCATGCCATGGGATGTGGTCAAAATGGGCCCCACCCCTTGAACGCAGTCGACTGGCCACAACATCCTTCTGCG GATCCTACGCAGGAGCTGTGATCGCCATGCCTTTGGCTGGAGTGATGGTCCAATACGTTGGCTGGCCGTCAGTGTTTTACATCTACG GTGTTTTTGGGATCATATGGTATGTCCTATGGCTCCTGTTGGCATATGGGAGTCCTGCGGTGCATCCAACCATAACAGATGAAGAAAGGATATACATTGAGTCCTCCATCGGTGAAACAATCCACCACTTGAGT AAATTCAAGACACCCTGGCGTCGTTTCTTTACGTCTATGCCGGTCTACGCCATCATTGTGGCCAACTTCTGCCGCAGCTGGACCTTTTATCTGCTTCTCATCAGCCAGCCGGCATATTTTGAAGAGGTCTTTGGCTTCCCCATCAGCAAG GTGGGGATTCTGTCAGCTGTGCCGCACATGGTGATGACTATTGTAGTTCCCATCGGAGGACAGCTGGCGGACTTCCTACGCAGTAACAAAATCATGACTACTACAAATGTGAGGAAACTCATGAACTGTGGAG GGTTTGGTATGGAGGCTACTTTGCTGCTGGTGGTTGGATTTTCACACACCCGAGCGGTAGCCATTTCCTTCCTGGTGCTTGCTGTAGGCTTCAGTGGATTTGCCATCTCAG GTTTTAATGTTAATCATCTGGACATTGCTCCTCGCTATGCCAGTATCTTGATGGGCATTTCCAATGGCGTGGGAACACTGTCTGGAATGGTGTGTCCCCTGATTGTCGGAGCCCTGACCATACACAAG ACTCGACTCGAGTGGCAGAATGTCTTTGTCATAGCAGCCATGGTGCACTACTCAGGGGTCATCTTCTACGCTATCTTTGCCTCGGGAGAGCAGCAGGACTGGGCCAACCCCGAAAGTACCAATGAGGAGAAATGCGGCTTCGTTGAGCAGGACGAGCTGGCTGAAGAGTCTGAGCTCAACAGCGAGAGCACGGTGGCTCCCAAAAAGAGTTACGGAACGACAGATAATGAAGTGGGTTGGAAACGTGGctggaaaaagaaaagaggGGTGACCATGCAAGAGGAGGAAGAACATTACCCAAATGGGGACTATCAGGATGTACACCAGTGA
- the slc17a8 gene encoding vesicular glutamate transporter 3 isoform X3: MPLGALGGLREQVLKPGKEDVKSSVGNSLGKLQRKIDGSNVEVENHIELTEDGRPVASTSRPAPLLDCSCGGLPKRYIIAILSGLGFCISFGIRCNLGVAIVEMVNNNTIYVNGTEVLQKAEFNWDPETVGLIHGSFFWGYIVTQIPGGFISNKLSANRVFGAAIFLTSVLNMFIPSAARVHYGCVMFVRILQGLVEGVTYPACHGMWSKWAPPLERSRLATTSFCGSYAGAVIAMPLAGVMVQYVGWPSVFYIYGVFGIIWYVLWLLLAYGSPAVHPTITDEERIYIESSIGETIHHLSVGILSAVPHMVMTIVVPIGGQLADFLRSNKIMTTTNVRKLMNCGGFGMEATLLLVVGFSHTRAVAISFLVLAVGFSGFAISGFNVNHLDIAPRYASILMGISNGVGTLSGMVCPLIVGALTIHKTRLEWQNVFVIAAMVHYSGVIFYAIFASGEQQDWANPESTNEEKCGFVEQDELAEESELNSESTVAPKKSYGTTDNEVGWKRGWKKKRGVTMQEEEEHYPNGDYQDVHQ; encoded by the exons ATGCCTTTAGGTGCTTTAGGAGGTTTGAGGGAGCAGGTGCTAAAGCCTGGAAAAGAAGACGTGAAGAGCAGTGTGGGAAATTCTCTAGGAAAACTGCAAAG GAAAATAGATGGCAGCAATGTTGAAGTGGAAAACCACATTGAACTGACAGAAGATGGCCGCCCAGTGGCATCCACATCCCGTCCTGCTCCGCTGTTGGACTGTAGCTGTGGAGGTCTTCCCAAACGTTACATCATCGCCATCCTCAGTGGTCTGGGCTTCTGCATCTCTTTTGGCATTCGTTGCAACCTCGGTGTCGCAATAGTAGAGATGGTTAACAACAATACAATCTATGTCAATGGCACTGAAGTACTTCAG AAAGCCGAGTTTAACTGGGATCCAGAAACTGTTGGACTGATCCATGGGTCCTTCTTCTGGGGCTACATTGTCACTCAAATCCCTGGTGGTTTCATCTCAAACAAGTTGTCGGCCAACAG gGTGTTTGGAGCTGCCATTTTCTTGACGTCAGTGCTGAATATGTTTATTCCATCCGCAGCCAGGGTGCACTATGGTTGTGTCATGTTTGTTCGCATCCTGCAGGGATTGGTTGAG GGAGTCACTTACCCAGCATGCCATGGGATGTGGTCAAAATGGGCCCCACCCCTTGAACGCAGTCGACTGGCCACAACATCCTTCTGCG GATCCTACGCAGGAGCTGTGATCGCCATGCCTTTGGCTGGAGTGATGGTCCAATACGTTGGCTGGCCGTCAGTGTTTTACATCTACG GTGTTTTTGGGATCATATGGTATGTCCTATGGCTCCTGTTGGCATATGGGAGTCCTGCGGTGCATCCAACCATAACAGATGAAGAAAGGATATACATTGAGTCCTCCATCGGTGAAACAATCCACCACTTGAGT GTGGGGATTCTGTCAGCTGTGCCGCACATGGTGATGACTATTGTAGTTCCCATCGGAGGACAGCTGGCGGACTTCCTACGCAGTAACAAAATCATGACTACTACAAATGTGAGGAAACTCATGAACTGTGGAG GGTTTGGTATGGAGGCTACTTTGCTGCTGGTGGTTGGATTTTCACACACCCGAGCGGTAGCCATTTCCTTCCTGGTGCTTGCTGTAGGCTTCAGTGGATTTGCCATCTCAG GTTTTAATGTTAATCATCTGGACATTGCTCCTCGCTATGCCAGTATCTTGATGGGCATTTCCAATGGCGTGGGAACACTGTCTGGAATGGTGTGTCCCCTGATTGTCGGAGCCCTGACCATACACAAG ACTCGACTCGAGTGGCAGAATGTCTTTGTCATAGCAGCCATGGTGCACTACTCAGGGGTCATCTTCTACGCTATCTTTGCCTCGGGAGAGCAGCAGGACTGGGCCAACCCCGAAAGTACCAATGAGGAGAAATGCGGCTTCGTTGAGCAGGACGAGCTGGCTGAAGAGTCTGAGCTCAACAGCGAGAGCACGGTGGCTCCCAAAAAGAGTTACGGAACGACAGATAATGAAGTGGGTTGGAAACGTGGctggaaaaagaaaagaggGGTGACCATGCAAGAGGAGGAAGAACATTACCCAAATGGGGACTATCAGGATGTACACCAGTGA